Proteins encoded by one window of Acuticoccus sp. MNP-M23:
- the dxr gene encoding 1-deoxy-D-xylulose-5-phosphate reductoisomerase, with protein sequence MTRVVLLGATGSVGTSALAAIEAGGFELVGVAANSSVDELCAIAERHRPLMTVAADPACGPALKARLGPQGLATDAGADAMVALAAMDAERVIVAIPGFAALRPALAAIDAGRIVCLANKEVLVAAGEVAMARVRAAGATVLPVDSEHNAIFQVFERGALGAITRIVLTASGGPFREASLEAMRAAGPRQALKHPNWSMGAKISIDSATMMNKGLEVIEAHHLFPVGPDRIGVVVHPQSIIHGMVHYADGSCLAHMSNPSMVTPIAHCLHYPDRGAAPVPALDLVALGNLTFEAPDDARFPALRLASAALRAGTASTNALNAANEVAVASFLAEEIGFLDIAALVEATLDAMAGRSGAADSVDAVEAIDGEARRVAREKIPAMAGR encoded by the coding sequence ATGACGCGCGTCGTTCTCCTTGGCGCAACGGGGTCTGTCGGGACATCCGCCCTTGCCGCCATCGAGGCTGGCGGTTTCGAACTGGTGGGGGTCGCCGCCAACAGCAGTGTCGACGAACTTTGTGCCATTGCCGAGCGCCACCGCCCGCTGATGACGGTGGCGGCCGACCCTGCCTGCGGCCCGGCGCTGAAGGCGCGGCTCGGCCCGCAGGGCCTTGCCACCGATGCCGGCGCCGATGCCATGGTTGCCCTGGCCGCCATGGATGCCGAGCGCGTGATTGTTGCAATCCCCGGCTTTGCAGCGCTCCGTCCGGCGCTTGCCGCCATTGATGCGGGGCGCATCGTCTGCCTTGCCAACAAGGAAGTGCTGGTTGCGGCGGGGGAGGTGGCGATGGCGCGGGTCCGCGCTGCCGGTGCCACCGTTCTGCCTGTGGATTCCGAGCACAACGCCATCTTCCAGGTGTTCGAACGCGGTGCGCTGGGCGCCATCACACGGATCGTCCTCACAGCGTCCGGCGGTCCGTTCCGCGAGGCGTCGCTGGAGGCGATGCGCGCTGCCGGCCCGCGTCAGGCGCTGAAGCATCCCAACTGGTCGATGGGTGCGAAGATCTCCATCGATTCGGCGACCATGATGAACAAGGGCCTCGAGGTGATCGAGGCGCATCACCTCTTTCCCGTTGGGCCTGACCGGATCGGGGTGGTCGTCCACCCGCAGTCGATCATCCACGGGATGGTCCACTATGCGGACGGCTCCTGCCTTGCCCACATGTCCAATCCGTCGATGGTCACGCCCATCGCCCACTGCCTGCATTATCCCGACCGGGGGGCGGCGCCGGTTCCGGCGCTGGATCTGGTCGCGCTCGGCAACCTCACCTTCGAGGCGCCCGACGACGCCCGCTTTCCGGCCCTGCGGCTTGCGAGCGCAGCCCTGCGTGCTGGCACCGCATCGACCAATGCACTAAATGCGGCGAACGAGGTTGCCGTGGCGTCGTTTCTCGCCGAGGAGATCGGCTTTCTGGACATTGCCGCCCTCGTGGAGGCGACGCTGGATGCCATGGCCGGCCGCAGCGGCGCGGCAGACAGCGTCGACGCGGTGGAGGCGATCGACGGCGAGGCGCGCCGGGTTGCACGGGAGAAGATCCCGGCAATGGCCGGCCGCTAG
- the rseP gene encoding RIP metalloprotease RseP encodes MDYILSLGSNVASYALPFLFVLGLIIFVHEMGHFLVARWCGVAVDAFSIGFGPELFGWNDRYNTRWKLSVVPLGGYVKFAGDENAASVPDRDALSGMSEAERKTSFFLKPLWQRAAIVAAGPVANFILAIAIFAIYFSINGRPMADAMVSSVQPDSPAAAAGFEPGDVIVAIDGDKVASFSAVQRVVASAAGETLTFTVTRGGESVDLVATPEQRELTDPFGNPYAQGVLGVQRDVGAEGIPREKLGPFSAIAAGVDETLYITKRTVEVVGGIITGTQSANQLGGPLRVAQVSGEVASISFSALFSLAAMLSVSIGLINLMPIPMLDGGHLLFYAIEGLRGRPLSERAQDVGFRIGLGLVLLLMGFATFNDIVHLTS; translated from the coding sequence ATGGACTACATCCTGTCGCTCGGCTCGAACGTTGCAAGCTACGCGCTGCCGTTCCTGTTTGTGCTCGGGCTCATCATCTTCGTCCACGAAATGGGTCACTTTCTGGTGGCGCGCTGGTGCGGGGTGGCGGTGGATGCCTTCTCCATCGGGTTCGGGCCGGAACTTTTCGGTTGGAACGACCGCTACAACACCCGCTGGAAGCTCTCCGTCGTGCCCCTGGGCGGCTACGTGAAGTTTGCCGGTGACGAGAATGCCGCCAGCGTTCCCGACCGGGACGCGCTGTCAGGCATGAGCGAAGCGGAGCGCAAGACGAGCTTCTTCCTCAAGCCCCTGTGGCAGCGCGCTGCCATTGTTGCGGCCGGGCCCGTCGCCAACTTCATTCTCGCGATTGCAATCTTTGCGATCTATTTCTCGATCAACGGCCGGCCGATGGCGGATGCCATGGTTTCCTCCGTCCAGCCTGACAGTCCGGCCGCAGCCGCCGGCTTCGAGCCGGGCGACGTGATTGTCGCCATCGACGGCGACAAGGTCGCCAGCTTTTCCGCTGTGCAGCGGGTCGTCGCCAGCGCCGCCGGAGAGACGCTGACCTTCACCGTCACCCGCGGCGGCGAATCGGTAGACCTCGTTGCAACGCCCGAACAGCGCGAGCTGACGGACCCGTTCGGCAATCCCTACGCGCAGGGTGTCCTCGGCGTGCAGCGGGACGTGGGTGCTGAAGGCATCCCTCGCGAAAAGCTCGGCCCCTTCAGCGCAATTGCCGCCGGAGTGGATGAAACCCTTTATATTACAAAGCGCACCGTCGAGGTCGTGGGCGGTATCATCACCGGCACGCAGTCGGCCAATCAGCTGGGCGGACCGCTCCGCGTGGCGCAGGTTTCCGGCGAAGTGGCGTCGATTTCGTTCAGCGCACTGTTCAGTCTGGCCGCAATGCTGTCGGTCTCGATCGGTCTCATTAACCTGATGCCGATCCCGATGCTCGACGGCGGCCACCTGCTTTTCTACGCAATCGAGGGGCTGCGCGGGCGTCCCTTGTCGGAGCGGGCGCAGGATGTGGGATTTCGCATCGGGCTCGGTCTGGTGTTGCTGTTAATGGGTTTCGCCACTTTCAACGACATCGTTCACCTTACCTCGTAA